A genomic region of Pyrus communis chromosome 14, drPyrComm1.1, whole genome shotgun sequence contains the following coding sequences:
- the LOC137716313 gene encoding mitogen-activated protein kinase kinase kinase 18-like, whose product MEHWTRGPTVGRGSTATVSLAASSDGERFAVKSAELSSSALLQKEQFFLSKLSSPHIVKYLGYNVSMENNKPMYNLCMEYVPGGTLFDAIRRRGGRLEEAVIQLYTHQIVQGLEYLHVNKLVHCDIKSQNILVTGETAKIADLGCAKLVQGVEASTTISGTPVFMAPEVARGEEQGFEADIWALGCTIIEMATGSGPWLEINDPVSALYRIGFSGELPESPSQLSSKGKDFLTKCLMKDPRERWTAKQLLEHPFLEQHSGSKFNTEQVMGSPISVLDQGLWDSFEASESPMELLSVEGVCLNSPTERIKKLIEFSTFSNVPNWEFDENWCTVRSNSDEEIENFVVSNNNVVSDEEVFAANSSAVASIVLEEIESINCDEDLDFEFMISNSATEDSFVSNNLEIESDHQNFDFIHSHCYHLRLFSFSFSSFKGYKPTTLTSQSLTSYSFSDTATPNTRRGLKLKLS is encoded by the coding sequence ATGGAGCACTGGACCCGTGGACCGACCGTCGGCCGCGGCTCCACCGCCACAGTCTCCCTTGCCGCCAGCTCCGATGGCGAACGATTCGCTGTAAAGTCGGCCGAGCTCTCCAGCTCGGCTCTTTTGCAGAAGGAGCAATTTTTTTTGTCCAAGCTTAGTTCCCCCCATATAGTCAAGTACTTGGGGTATAATGTCAGCATGGAAAACAACAAGCCTATGTACAACCTCTGCATGGAGTACGTACCCGGCGGCACGCTTTTCGACGCGATTAGGAGACGGGGAGGGCGGCTAGAGGAGGCCGTCATTCAATTGTACACGCATCAGATTGTGCAAGGATTGGAGTATTTGCATGTCAATAAATTGGTACACTGTGACATCAAGAGCCAAAACATTTTGGTGACCGGAGAGACCGCCAAAATTGCCGATTTGGGTTGCGCTAAATTGGTACAAGGGGTTGAGGCAAGTACTACTATTTCGGGTACGCCGGTGTTTATGGCGCCGGAGGTTGCCCGCGGCGAAGAGCAGGGGTTTGAGGCTGACATATGGGCTCTTGGGTGCACGATTATTGAAATGGCAACCGGTAGCGGGCCTTGGCTGGAGATTAATGATCCGGTTTCAGCTCTCTACAGGATTGGATTCTCCGGTGAGCTACCGGAGAGTCCAAGCCAGCTTTCAAGCAAGGGTAAGGATTTCTTAACCAAGTGTTTGATGAAGGATCCAAGAGAGAGGTGGACAGCTAAGCAGCTCCTTGAGCATCCATTTCTTGAACAGCATTCGGGGTCCAAGTTTAATACAGAGCAAGTAATGGGGTCTCCAATTAGTGTGTTGGATCAAGGCCTTTGGGATTCTTTTGAAGCGTCTGAAAGTCCAATGGAATTGCTATCTGTTGAaggtgtttgtttgaattccCCAACAGAAAGGATCAAGAAACTGATTGAGTTTTCGACATTTTCGAATGTACCCAACTgggaatttgatgaaaattggTGCACTGTTAGAAGCAACAGCGATGAAGAAATCGAAAACTTTGTGGTTTCAAACAACAATGTCGTCTCAGATGAAGAAGTGTTTGCTGCAAATTCTTCAGCTGTGGCTTCAATTGTTCTTGAAGAGATTGAGAGTATAAACTGTGATGAGGATTTAGATTTTGAATTTATGATTAGTAATAGTGCGACAGAAGATTCTTTTGTATCAAACAATCTTGAAATTGAATCAGATCATcagaattttgattttattcacTCCCACTGTTATCATTTGCGtctatttagttttagttttagtagTTTTAAGGGCTACAAGCCTACGACATTGACAAGTCAATCACTGACAAGCTACTCGTTTAGTGATACTGCTACTCCCAATACGAGAAGAGGTCTCAAACTCAAATTGTCATAG
- the LOC137714761 gene encoding uncharacterized protein gives MIQILFTLVLAEMALILSLLFRTPLRKLVIVGLDRSKQGRGPLVAKSVGGTILVFFSSTIYSVFSVQKSLSEAGFVNPTDEVLMAHRLLEASLIGFSLFLAMIIDRLHYYIKELHLLRGLVEEEKNLKKDYEHRKSTAPAEVKKATQMIDYAAKS, from the exons ATgattcaaattttgtttacacTTGTGTTGGCTGAAATGGCATTGATTCTGAGCCTTTTGTTCAGAACCCCTCTGAGGAAGTTGGTGATCGTGGGGTTAGATCGATCGAAGCAAGGACGGGGGCCATTGGTGGCGAAGAGCGTGGGAGGAACCATTCTCGTCTTCTTTAGCTCCACCATATATAGTGTATTCAGTGTTCAAAAAAGTTTATCAGAGGCAGGCTTTGTCAATCCGACAGATGAGGTTCTTATGGCACATCGTCTCCTGGAAGCATCTCTCATAG GGTTTTCCCTATTCCTGGCAATGATTATAGATAGACTACACTACTATATCAAAGAGCTCCATCTGCTACGAGGACTCGtcgaagaagagaagaatctGAAAAAGGATTATGAGCACAGGAAATCTACTGCTCCTGCAGAAGTGAAGAAGGCAACACAAATGATCGATTACGCAGCTAAAAGCTGA